In Glandiceps talaboti chromosome 4, keGlaTala1.1, whole genome shotgun sequence, a single window of DNA contains:
- the LOC144433974 gene encoding uncharacterized protein LOC144433974, which translates to MGEWSNGLFGCFGNCGLCAITYFVPCVTAGRNAEAVGESCIKYAILSMCGPCGIYFSAKIREKIREQKGIEGSFGNDCIMHWFCPLCALIQEAREFEESPGGQAMARA; encoded by the exons ATGGGTGAATGGTCAAATGGTCTTTTCGGATGCTTCGGCAATTGCGGTCTGTGCGCTATCACTTACTTTGTACCATGTGTAACGGCTGGAAGAAATGCTGAGGCTGTTGGAGAAAGTTGTATCAAATATGCCATCCTGTCTATGTGCGGACCCTGTGGTATTTACTTCTCAGCCAAAATCCGTGAAAAGATAAGAGAGCAGAAAGGCATAGAG GGGTCATTTGGAAATGACTGTATTATGCATTGGTTCTGCCCACTCTGTGCCTTAATACAAGAAGCCAGG GAATTCGAAGAATCCCCAGGCGGTCAGGCCATGGCTAGGGCGTAA